Part of the Oncorhynchus mykiss isolate Arlee chromosome 12, USDA_OmykA_1.1, whole genome shotgun sequence genome, gatagagctgttaccatttgcaTAGAGAATCTTAATAGCCTTACACTAcaaatccccaaagccaagtctctcaagggagtggaagagaaactgatgctctactgtgtcaaatgctttataaaaatctaaaaataatatgaagctatcctcagttattaggtctgagtagtcaagtatgtctaatactagtctgacattgttagaaatatgtctgttcctcatgaagccagactgtgtttcatcaatgattgcatccaggacttctttaattatttttgcaagtagtaaggctaatatcttatagtcattattaagacaaattggacgccagttatcgatgagcagcacttcttttttaggcttaggtatcagtgttattaacccctgactcattgtaggagggagaacattgtttttaatactctctaaaaagacttcaaataggaagggagctacttgttcagaaaataatttgtaaaattctgatgtaattccatcaacacctggtgatttattgttctttagatgtttgatagactataatctcttcaactttgatgggttcatcacactgtttagattctatatcactgatagagtgaacattattcagtgagttaaaaaacatatctgtggtttcctgacagtacgtagagctatacaattttctgtaaaaattgctacagtatttagcgattaatttttggtcatctgtaataacaccatcaatgtttaacttatggatagtgttatttttagagtgaaatttctcaagtctaaagaaataggatgaattctgttctccctcctcaatccattttttcctagatctaataaaggctccttctgcttttaatttatatatattatccagtttattttgtaactcaattAGTTCCATCTTCTCCTTCCCCGAGAGGTCGGCTGGGGACCTCTGAGAAAGGGAAGTTATCTTAAtgatcaccttttcctcctcagctcttctggtcttagcaagattactaccatattttataaggtatttggacacctcaaatttaaagagctcccagttcttgcaataagatttttcttcacacgccctttcccaaaagtgtgagagcagatctttaacctcaaatttaactatatcattatttaataatgagctatttagcttccagtaggatgctctaccaagattagtatcaggggtaaatattttgatatcaatgtAAATAGCCCTATGGTCTATGAGGGGAGTAGTACATATATTTGTAGTAACACACTCACCATCAATACATTTGGACATAAGCCAAAAATCTATTCTGGATTGTCTGGAACCTGTTTTGTTACTCCAAGTGAATGATTTGTCTGCcggaaacctctctctccatacatcatcagtaagatcaaacttttccataaaaagtattaaacccaaattctgattggttggccTACCTGGGGGCCATCTATCAGTTGAATTATCTATAGTAATGTTAAAGTCCCCTCCTATCAAAAATAACTAATTGGGAAATTTAGATAACCAATGAAGTATATGTTTCTCTATAGATTCAAgcaactcatcattctcatgtttggtgttgtacccgtagaagtttacagtaatgagtgtaatgtcattgtaactgatcattctcatgtttggtgttgtacccgtagaagtttacagtaatgagcataatgtcattgtaactcatcattctcatgtttggtgttgaacccgtagaagtttacagtaatgagcgtaatgtcattgtaactgatcattctcatgtttggtgttgtacccgtagaagtttacagtaatgagcataatgtcattgtaactgatcattctcatgtttggtgttgtacccgtagaagtttacagtaatgagtgtaatgtcattgtaactcatcattctcatgtttggtgttgtaccctctagaagtttacagtaatgagtgtaatgtcattgtaactgatcacaaGACAAATAAAGTGAAAAAAAAGGGGTCACATtccgagtgtagaatattaccaaaGGTATTTTTCATTGTAGTGACACCAGCAGAGTGTTCAGATCCATGGGAAAGCCAAATATCGTTGCCCCACTGTGACCTTTTGGCATCAGCCAAAATTGAGTGAGACTCTTGAAAAAAGCAAAAATCTGTTCGAAACTGTTTAGCAAATAAGGCCTCGCGCTTCACACTGTTTCGTAACCCCCTAGCATTAAGAGATAATAAAGACAAAACAGCAAAGATTATATAAAAGTATaaactgtagtaggatgagtcaaAGACGTAGGTGCAGTAAACGATAAGGAACCTGCTCATCTGAGTGAATGTGCCTTAGGAACACTGCGAGGAAgcatgaggactgtagatgtggccagggcaatacattgcaatgtccgtactgtgagatgcctaagacagcgctacagggagacaggacggacagctgatcgtcacagtggcagaccacgtgtaacatcacctgcacaggatcggtacatccgaacatcacatctgtgggacaggtacaagatggcaacaactgcccgagttacaccaagaacacacaatccctccatcaatgctcagactgtctgcaataggctgagagggcctggactgagggcttgtaggcctgttgtaaggcaagtcctcaccagacatcacctgcaacaacgtcgcctatgggcacaaacccactggaCCAAACAGGACTGGAAAAAGGtctcaaaaagtgctcttcactgactagtcgcagttttgtctcaccaggggtgatggttggaatCGCATTTATCGTGGAAGGAATGAgggttacaccaaggcctgtattctggagcgggatcgattttcaaggtggagggtccgttatggtctgggccggtgtgtcacagcatcatcagactgagattgttgtcattgcaggcaatctcaacgctgtgcattacaggggagacatcctcctccctcatgtggtacgcttcatgcaggctcatcctgacatgaccctccagcatgacaatgccatactgctcattctgtgtgtgatttcctgcatgacaggaatgtcagtgttctgccacggccagcgaagagcccggatctcaatcccattgatcatgactgggacctgttggatcggagggtgagggctagggccgtttcccccagaaatgtccaggaacttgcaggtgtcttggtggaagagtggggtaacatctcacagcaagaactggcaaatctggtgcagtccatgaggactgCAGTTGGTAGCCACACTAGAtgctgactgttactgactgctgACTGtgtcccctttgttcagggacacattattccgtttctgttagtcacatgtctgtggtacttattcagtttgtctcagttgttggaacttatgttcataaaaatatttacacatgttaagtttgcttaaaataaatgcagttgacagtgagaggacgtttcttttttctgctgagtttatatgtaaTCGTGACTTGAAAGACACTCAAAGGGCAAaccaattcacacaatgaagttatgaaacaatgaatgcaCCTGAATTGGTGGTAGAGAGCAGATTCTGGAGAGACACAAACCTTGAACATCTAAGCCACACTTACCTTCTTCACTCAACATTTTTTAATTATACCTAAGACACATTTTCTAAACACATACTATAGGCCAAAGGAATACTCTCACAAAAAGCTTCATGTCCAAAGCAGTAGCCATTTATGGAAAACCAATGGAATTTAATTTGTTCTCAAAATGATCTCAAATACCCTCACGGCACCTGTGCCTTACGTTGCCAATGCTCATCTTAgtgtgatggactgtgccatccccagcGGCCTCcgtaatggattagtccactgagacgggcacgaatcagacaggtgtctacTGTGCCATAAAAAAatctatcgaccaaacaatcgaccagttgaCTGAATGGGGTCAGCCATATTTCCCTTGATTGCCACCTTACCCTGTCCTCTATTATTCCCCCTAACTATTCTCTATTCCCTCCAGCTGGTCCCCCTTTTCATCTTCATCGGTGGTGGGACCGTTATGTCTGGAGCGTATCTCTTGCGCCTGGCAATGGGACCCCATGTCAGGTAAGGGCCCTTGTAGAACACGCTGCTAATAAGGCTCCAGTCCAAATGGAAACCGTCTGAAATGAGAACCGCATAGTAACTGGATTGACCTTGAGTGTTTTAGTCTTAAGTCAGACGCCAATTTCAATGTGTAGGATGGGTATATTGCTATTAGTTAAAcgtttcatttcaatatttatgtTGTAGTTGGAATCGCAATGGCAACCCCGAGCCATGGAACAAGACGGAACCCACACAGCAGCACAAGGTAGGTCACTCACTTACAGGATGATCCATTATGTCTGGATTAATGTATCACGATGGTCAGTGCATTAAACTTGGTCTCTGCTGCACATGGTAGTGAGCAGAGGTTGTACAGCGCAGTGAGGGAACATGTTAATGTAGTGGCTTGAGCCAAAAATGTAATTGAGCTGTCGTCTCTCTCCACTCATCCTATAGTTGAATGAATTATATCGTATAATCCTGTTAGTTTAGTAAGTAATCTGATCAGCCAATCTAATTGTCAGTCACAATAACAAACCTGGGAATGATTCTGAAAGTAAAGGCAGGTTTTTGCTTAGAATAACTTATTCATCAATATTTGATCCCTGATGGTCTTGTCCTTAAACTTTATTGTTCTTCTATTTCATTCATAGTTTTACTCAGTGAACATGGACTACAGCAAGCTGAAGAAAGAGGGTCCTGACTTCTAAAGTCTTCTGCTGGACCAAAGGCTTGAGGAAAAAAATGACTTCCCTTACACCTCTAACTTGAAACCAGTGGATGCAAAGAGGCTAAACCGCACAAGTTCTGTCCCCTTTGACCTTTTAAGTCTCTTTTTCCCCCTCATACCTCATGGTTGTGCAGCAATAAAGTGAAGGAGTCTTTTCTCCTGTGTACAGAGAATTATGTCTGTATTTCTTTGTAGTTGGTGTTCAAAGGGATTCAGGATTGATTTAATCCTAAAACATGATATTCTGGTACCAAGTTATAGGTTTGTTCTGGTTTGAAATCATGAAGTCAGTTATTTTTGTTTCCCCCACACTAGCTTGACTGTCGCTATTTTGCTTTTCCACCTTTTGTCATCCTTGCCCTCCTTTTCCGCCTGGCGGCTCTGTCTGCGTACATGTATATCATAATACGCTTGACTACGCTCCCGTGTGTAATTTACAGTATGACAACATGCTTGGTCCTGCATATGCTCACCCACAAGTTATCAGATGAGCCCTTGACATGCTCGTGCTGTGTGCCTTTGATAGATCTTCACATGGTCTGACCATCTGTTCAAGGCTGCACTGCACCATTATAGGCCATGTTGTCTGAAGGTCTGCAATCACTCACTGACTAAAACCAGGCAGGTGGGAGTAAAGGATAACAGACAAACTATAAAGGTTGGCCTTATATTAGCAACCAATAAAGCAATGATAATGTTCCCGAGAGTATTAAACGGAGCAGATGAAACCGGCTTCTCAGGGAGACTGGTGCGGAGGTGTTTCTCCTAGAATGTCATGGCTCTGCCTGATGAGTTTGTGAATGTCATCAGGTCACACTGCATCTCTCAGGCTGGGAAAACTCTGAAAAGGATGTGcagccaacacaacactggaaatGTCAAGGATGGCTTCACATTGGAATAAAACTTCCCCCACCCTCTTCAAGGCTGGAACAGGCTTTGTCTCCAATACAATAATTGTTTCAGTTAAGAGAACTGTTTCCTTCACAATTTTAATTTGTTTTACAAAGAACCCCTTTGATTACGCTGAAatattcaagttgtagaaaactAATCTGAAGGCTGCTTTCTGTGCTTAATCGGAGACCACTGTAATTGGGGACAGGATTATTTTTCTGACAGTGAGACCTCTGCTTAGTCATACAAAATATTGTCACAATATATTATTGGTCCTCTTATGTGGGGACGGCTCCCTAGAACTGGAAGAACAGTCAATAGTGAGAAACTGTCTGTGTGCACTGTACAAAGAAAAGTTTGCATGATTTCAAGGGTCCTGGCTCACATTAACCACTGGCCAGCATTGTTACCCTTTTTCACATGACCTCTTGGTCACATCTGCCAGCAACACCAAAGACTAGCAACATCCAGAATTTactttttatttaacaaggcaagtcagttaagaacaaattcttatttacaatgacagcctaccagggaacagtgggttaactgccttgttcaaggacagaacaacagatttttaccttgtcagctccgggagtcgatccagcaaccttttggttactggcccgacactctaaccactaggctacctgccaccatcTCCTGCTTCATATTTTCTGACAATCTGAGTAGGTACTTGGAATGCTTCCGCCACAGTTTGTATGTGTGCATACAGGTACTAATGACATATTTACATTAATGTGTACTTTATGCTTTGCAAAGttttatacttttttatttatagtaccagtcaaaagtttggacacaactactcatttcagagttttaatttatttgtactatttctaccttgtaaaataatagtgaagacatcaaaactatgaaatgtcacatgatatcatgtagtaaccaaaaaaagtgtgaaacaaatctaaatatattttatttttgagattcttcaaagtagccaccctttgccttgatgacaactttgcacacttttggaaTTCAGATTCACCTAGAATGCTCCTTGGTAACTACattatttcatatgtgttatttcatagtttgtatgtcttcactattattctacaatttagaaaataataaaaataaaaacccttgaatgagtaggtgtgtccaaacttttgactggtactgcatgtcTGTACTCGATAGACATTAGCTCTGTCACACAGGCATGTTTAGGTTACATAGCAGTTTAGCCTGGTATAATGTATCACTGGATGGCACTCAGCATTTGATGCCAATCCCAGACACCCAGGCATTCTGAGTCACATGATaatacatgcatgcacacacaggccAGCAGGGTTTCAATACAGAGATCTGTCTCCATGTTTGGTGAGTAGTGAATCTGAAGGTATTACGAATCGGTGGTTTCACTATTAAACGCAGCAACACTGTGGTCACATAGTTCACATGCCACCAGCCCACTTTCATTAGTTTTCAGATTCAATATACAACAGCAATAATTCTGCAatgcccccctccctcctttgCTCATTCCCTCAACATCATTGTGGTTCACAGAGTTCAACCTCAATTTCAAATCTGAAGTAAACATGACATTTAGTCTTCTGATATTAATC contains:
- the LOC110538650 gene encoding cytochrome c oxidase subunit NDUFA4; the encoded protein is MLSTVSRQLKSHPALVPLFIFIGGGTVMSGAYLLRLAMGPHVSWNRNGNPEPWNKTEPTQQHKFYSVNMDYSKLKKEGPDF